The Chthoniobacterales bacterium DNA segment GGCCGAGCTCGATACCGCGAAGTTCAACCTCGCGCAGTCCGTCGTGCGCGCGCCGTCGGACGGCACCGTCGTGCAAATGTTCCTGCGGCCCGGCATGTATGCGGCGTCGCTCCCGCTGCGCCCGGTGATGGTCTTCCTGCCAAAGGAGGCGCCAGTCTTCGCGGCCGCCTTCCTGCAGAACAGCGCTCAGCGCATCATTCAGAATTCGGACGCCGAGGTCATCCTGCCCGCCGTTCCGGGCCGGTTCTTCAAGGCCAGGGTCGACATGGTCGGCGCCTACATTCCGCAGGGCCAGCTCCAGCCCAGCGGCAACCTTGTCGATCCCGAGCAGATCCGGGGAACGGGCCGAATGCTTGTGACCATCGAGTTCACCGACGACCTCTCGAAATACCAGATCGTGCCGGGCAGCACCGGCGAAGTCGCAATCTACACCCACCACATGCACCACCTCGCGATCATGCGGAAGGTGCTGCTGCGGATGAAGTCCTGGACGAACTACCTCTTCAGCGACGGCCATTGAACCGCCACGCGGTTCGCCCGGGCCGCCGCGGCGCCGGGGCGGCTATTTGTCTTCGTCGATGACGGTGACCTTCTGCGTCTTCGAGTGAGTGCCCGCCGAGTTCTCCGCGTAGAACTTGAGGACCGTCTTTTTCACGAGCGGCTTGAACTTGAACTGCCATTTGCCGCCGGCCTTGATCGCGACGTGTTTGGTGAGGTTCTTGCCGGGCTTCTTCTTGTATTTGACGACGATCCCCGTGCCCGTAGCGGTGCCCTTGAGCTTCACCGTGCTCTTCGTGGTCTTGATCGTCTTTTTGCCGTCCACCTTCATCGTCGGGGTAACGGGCGCGGTGGAAGCGCTCCAGGCCCCAAAGGTCAGCTGCATCGAAGAGCCGGGGGTCACCGTGCCGTCGAACTTCGAGGGCACCTCGGGACCGGCGACCACCGGCGGAATCGGGCCGCCGTTCTCGTCGTAGGCAAAGCCGTAGGCGGAGCCCATGATCTGGCCGCGGGCATTGGCGCTGGCGCCGGCCGGGAGCAGGAAGATCGGCGTGCTGCCGACGGCCCCGGCGTGCATGAAGAGCGAGAAGAGATTCTGGGTCACGCCGGAGGGATACCAGTTCGCCTGCGTGCCCCAGTAGAGCGAGGTGCCGTTGTTCCCGGGCGTGGTGGCGGGATTCAGCGCGGCGGACGCGACGCCGACGCCGCGATTGAGCGCGGAGACGAGGAAGTTCTCGAGGCTGGCGAGCACCGAGGATTGCGCGGTATTCGGCGTAAACTGGATCGAGCTATCGGCAAAGAAGCCGCTGTTCCCGAAGACCATCTGACCGGGGGTGAGCATGAGCGCCAGGTAGGGCTGCTTGGAGAAGATATACTGCGAATTCGGCGCAGGATCGCCGCCGGCGAGGGGCGGAGAGAGCGTGAGCACGTTGCCGTTGATTGCGGAGATCGTCGTGACGGACTGGTTCGAGCTGTTTGGCGTAAGACCGGCGCCGGAGACAAACATGCCGGTCGTCAATCCGCTCACGGTGGACGCCAGCGTGAGCGTGGTCACGCCGCCGGCATTGTGAATGCTCCCGAGAATCTCGTCGCCGGCGTCGTCGGTGAGCGTGGAAACGCCAACGGGATTGAAGATGTAAAACACGGAGGCATCCGTCGCGCCGGTGAATTTCAGCGCGGGCAGCGAGACGCTCGTCCCGGGGTAAGTCTGCGTCACGGGGGCGACGGTGTAGGACTGGCCGGGAATGCCGGCGGGGTTCGAAACGACGCCCTGCACCTGCAGCGTCGAGGAGCCAAAGAGCGTCGTGAGATCCGTATTGAAGATCGTGTGGAGCGAACTGGTGAGATTGAGGAACTTTCCGGTGGAATCCTGTGCGGTGAGATAGGCGCCGGGATTCAGGATTCCCCCCGCCTGGCCGGCGATGCTGCCCGGCAGATAAACGAGATCGAGATACGGGGCGCCGGCCGTGCCTTCGGCCTGCATGAACGTCGTGTAGGCCGACAGGATGGAGGCGCGGGTGATGGCGGAATTCCCGAGCGGCTGGCCGTAGATGCTGCCTGCGGCCGAGGAGCCGTTCATCGAGATCGTGACCGGGAAGACAAAGCCGTCGACCGTCTGGATATCGACCGTGGCGTTCTGCGCCGAGGGATTCGGCGCCGGGATCGTCATCTCGACAATCGTGTAGGGCGGGTAGCTGGGATCGCCACCGGGATTCGGCGGTTGTTTGCCGAAGTCGACCGACGGGGCGGACTGGCCGTTCTGCACGATGAAGAAGTAGAAGCGGCCCCCATTGAACTCCGTGAGCGTGTCCAGCGAGATCGTGCTGATCTGTCCCGCTCCGGTGCCGACCGGGTAGCTCGAGACCGTGGCCCCCGCCGCGACGAGCGTGCCGGCCGGGCCAAGCACGAGATTGCTGCCGGTGCTGAAGCCCATCACGTAGATCGAATAATCCGGCGCGGGCAGGCCGGTCGCATTCGTGAGGCTGATCGTGTAATTGGCCGCCAGCGCTTGCGCGGGAATGAAGGCGGAAACGGCAAGAGCGCACGCAGCGACAAAAGCGCTGAGAGAGAACGGCTTCATGAAGCCGAGCGTATCGCCGGGGAACAAGCGCTGTCGAGGAATCCACCCGGAAAACATGCGCCGCGTCGAGAAATCATTCGCCGCGCAAGGCGAGGGTTTGCTAAGACACGTCCATGGGATCGCTCCTCCTCGCCCGCTTGCGTCAGCGGGCAGACGACCCCGGGTGTCGGCACCTTTCGCGCTGAACGGCCATGGCGAAAAGGGTGCCCAGGGAAATGGAGTTTTGCGTGGTTTCGGCCGGCGGGGTTGCCACGACGCGGCTGATCTCGCATTTTGCCGGGCGGCGTTGCGTGAACTCCCTTTGCGACGAGGACAGCCTGAAGCACCTGCCCGTGCCGCCGGTGAGCTTCAATCCGCGTTTCCGCTACATCTACCTTTTCGGTGACCCCGTGCCGGCGATCATTTCACTGTTCCGTCGCGGCTATCAGACGCCGCAGGCGCGCAAGCTCCAGCGCGGATGTCGCGGCCCCCGCCCCGGCCCGGAAATGACGATCGAGGACTACGCCCGGGGCGGACGCGATCTCTTCGGCTTCGAGCGCCATTTCGACAACTATTTCGAGCGCCACCTCATCCACCCCACGCTCTTCGTGCGCTACGAGGCCCTTTGGGAAAATCTCGACGCGATCCGCGACTTCCTCGGCTTCGACGCGGAGGAGTTTCGAGACTTCGCACCGCGCTGCCGGCGGCAGTCGGAGGATCGCCCACTCTGCCCCGTCGCCTTTGGCCAGCTTCGGGCCATTTACCGACCGTTCATCGACCGGCTGGAGGCGATGCCGGATGCCTTCGTGCGCGGCGAACACCTCGCGGGACATCGCGGCCATCTTTTCTTCTCCGCAAACCTGCGCCTCGCGGCGGTCAACGCCCTGAAGGACCGCCTCCGCTCGGCGCATCGACTCTACGGCGAGTAACCGCTACTCGACCGCGGCGGCGTTTGCCTCGATCGCGTCGGCCAGTTCGCACGCCCAGCGCGGCAGCCGTTCGTCGTGGTCCAGATCGCAGACCTCGCACGGCAACAGGCGAGTCGCTCCGGCGTTCTCGAGCAACTGATCGCAATTCCGGCCAAAGCCGCAGAACTCATCGTAGCTCGAGTCTCCGAGTGCAAAGACGGCGAAGCGGAGGGCGCTCAGGCTGCCGGCCTTGAGCACCTGGAGGTCTTCGTAGAAGGGGATGGCGTCGTCCGGCGGCTCGCCTTCGCCCCACGTGCTCACCACAAGCAGCGCGATCGACTCCCTGGCAAGAGACGACGCATCGTAGTGCGCGAGATTTTCCTTCCGGGCGGTGAAGCCGCGCTCCTTCAGCGCGAGTTCGAGGTCGATGGCGCAGCCTTCGGCGTTGCCCGTCATGGTGGCGAACAGAATGGTGATCGGTGGTTTCATAAATGGTCGATGGCGGTGTTCAGGAAATCCGCCCATTCGTCCTCGGCCATGCCCGCCGGCGCGGCGAGCGCGAGGCGCAGGGCGCCGTCTTCGGAAAATGATTTGAATTGCAGGCTCGCGTGACGCCCGTTGCGCGCGGCCGGGCCGTGCAGGACTTGCGTGGAGAGCCGGTCGGGATCGAAATGCAGCCCGACCGTATCGTCGCTGGTAAAGAGCCACGATCCCCGCGCTCGCACGCTGCGCG contains these protein-coding regions:
- a CDS encoding flavodoxin domain-containing protein, which produces MKPPITILFATMTGNAEGCAIDLELALKERGFTARKENLAHYDASSLARESIALLVVSTWGEGEPPDDAIPFYEDLQVLKAGSLSALRFAVFALGDSSYDEFCGFGRNCDQLLENAGATRLLPCEVCDLDHDERLPRWACELADAIEANAAAVE